One Tenrec ecaudatus isolate mTenEca1 chromosome 12, mTenEca1.hap1, whole genome shotgun sequence DNA segment encodes these proteins:
- the PANX3 gene encoding pannexin-3 — MSLAHTVSEFMLSDALLPEYKSPQLKGLRLELPLDKMVKFVAVGFPLLLISLAFAQEFSFGTPISCFAPSNFSAHQAAYVDSSCWDSLVHYKQDEEGQYKTKSLWPHKVIPYSLLALTMVMYLPVLLWQYTAVPALSSDLLFIIRELDKSYNRSIRLVQHMVKIQKSSESHVHVFWDELEKARRNRYFEFPLLEHYLACKQRSHSLVASYLLRNALLLIFISTIYLYLGHFHLDIFFQEEFSCSIKRGLLNDETHVPHLITCRLTFLSLFQIVSLSCVVMYTLLVPVILYNITQLCRWDKQLLSIYEMLPAFDLLSRKRLGCPFNDLNVILLFLRANTSKLISFSWLSALCVLKDTTTQKQNIDTVVDFMTLLAGLETLKPKHPTHCVSVEPM; from the exons ATGTCACTTGCACACACAGTCTCAGAATTCATGCTCTCAGATGCCCTCCTGCCTGAATACAAAAGCCCCCAACTCAAAGGATTGCGCTTGGAACTTCCTCTCGACAAGATGGTGAAGTTTGTAGCTGTGGGCTTCCCGCTGTTGCTGATATCCCTCGCATTTGCCCAGGAATTCTCCTTCG GGACTCCGATTAGCTGCTTTGCTCCAAGTAACTTCAGTGCACACCAGGCTGCCTATGTGGACAGCTCCTGCTGGGACTCACTGGTTCACTACAAGCAGGATGAAGAGGGCCAATACAAGACAAAGTCTCTTTGGCCACACAAG GTTATCCCCTATTCCCTGCTGGCCTTGACCATGGTTATGTACCTGCCAGTTCTGCTGTGGCAGTATACAGCAGTGCCGGCGCTCAGCTCAGATCTTCTGTTCATCATCAGAGAACTGGACAAATCCTATAACCGCTCCATCCGCCTGGTGCAACACATGGTGAAGATCCAGAAGAGCTCTGAATCCCACGTGCATGTTTTCTGGGATGAGCTGGAGAA gGCTCGGAGAAACCGATACTTTGAGTTCCCTCTGCTGGAGCACTACCTGGCATGCAAGCAGCGCTCACATTCACTAGTGGCTTCCTACCTCCTCAGGAATGCCCTCCTGCTTATCTTCATCTCAACCATCTACCTGTACCTTGGCCACTTCCACCTGGATATCTTCTTCCAAGAGGAATTCAGCTGTTCCATCAAGAGAGGGCTGCTAAATGATGAGACCCATGTcccccatcttatcacatgcagGCTGACTTTCCTGTCTCTTTTCCAGATTGTTAGTCTCTCTTGTGTAGTCATGTACACATTATTGGTTCCAGTGATACTATACAACATCACCCAGCTGTGCAGGTGGGACAAACAACTCCTGTCCATCTATGAGATGCTCCCCGCTTTtgatctcctcagcagaaagaggcTGGGATGCCCCTTCAATGACCTTAATGTGATCCTTCTTTTCCTTCGAGCCAACACCTCTAAGCTAATCTCTTTTAGCTGGCTGAGTGCCTTATGTGTGTTAAAGGACACAACCACCcagaagcagaacattgacaCGGTGGTGGATTTCATGACTTTATTGGCTGGCTTAGAGACCTTGAAACCTAAACACCCCACCCATTGTGTATCTGTTGAACCCATGTAG